From Eptesicus fuscus isolate TK198812 chromosome 14, DD_ASM_mEF_20220401, whole genome shotgun sequence, one genomic window encodes:
- the FGL2 gene encoding fibroleukin, with translation MKLATWCCLSSAAVLAACSCLVAANNDTEEIKDEPAKDACPVRLERRGKCEDGGECPYQVNLPPLTIQLPKQLGRMEEVFKEVQSLKEIVSSLKKCCQDSKLQADDNREPGRSGLLPPGTGGPGEADDNRVTELEGEVTKLSSDLRNAKKEIDVLQGRLERLNLVNMNNVENYVDSKVANLTFVVNSLDGKCSKCPSQEQIQSRPVQHLIYKDCSEYYTIGKRSSETYRVTPDPKNSSFEVFCDMETMGGGWTVLQARLDGSTSFNKTWQDYKVGFGNLRKEFWLGNDKIHLLTKSKEMILRIDLEDFNGVKLYALYDQFYVANEFLKYRLHVGNYNGTAGDALRFSKHYNHDMKFFTTPDRDNDRYPSGNCGLYYSSGWWFDACLSANLNGKYYHQKYRGVRNGIFWGTWPGMSEAQPGGYKSSFKKAKMMIRPKHFKP, from the exons atGAAGCTGGCCACCTGGTGCTGCCTGAGCTCGGCCGCTGTCCTCGCTGCTTGCAGTTGTTTGGTTGCGGCAAACAATGACACAGAAGAAATTAAAGACGAACCGGCCAAGGACGCCTGCCCCGTGAGGCTCGAGCGCAGAGGGAAGTGCGAGGATGGAGGCGAGTGCCCCTACCAGGTGAACCTGCCCCCGCTGACGATTCAGCTGCCGAAGCAGTTGGGCAGGATGGAGGAGGTGTTCAAAGAAGTCCAGAGCCTCAAGGAGATCGTCAGCAGCCTGAAGAAATGCTGCCAAGACAGCAAACTGCAGGCGGATGACAACCGAGAGCCCGGCAGGAGCGGGCTGTTGCCGCCGGGCACGGGCGGCCCGGGGGAGGCGGATGACAACAGAGTTACAGAGCTGGAGGGCGAGGTGACCAAGCTGTCCTCGGACCTCCGGAACGCCAAGAAGGAGATCGACGTGCTTCAGGGTCGCCTGGAGAGGCTGAACCTCGTCAACATGAACAATGTAGAAAACTACGTTGACAGCAAAGTGGCAAATCTGACCTTTGTTGTCAACAGTTTGGATGGGAAATGTTCCAAGTGTCCCAGTCAAGAACAGATACAGTCACGTCCGG TTCAACATCTAATATATAAAGATTGCTCCGAATACTACACTATAGGCAAAAGAAGCAGTGAGACCTACAGAGTTACACCGGATCCCAAAAATAGTAGCTTCGAAGTTTTCTGTGACATGGAGACCATGGGAGGAGGCTGGACAGTGCTGCAGGCACGTCTCGATGGAAGCACCAGCTTCAACAAAACATGGCAAGACTACAAAGTAGGCTTCGGAAACCTCAGAAAAGAGTTTTGGTTGGGGAATGATAAAATTCACCTTCTGACCAAGAGTAAGGAGATGATTCTAAGAATAGATCTTGAAGACTTTAATGGTGTCAAACTCTATGCCTTGTATGATCAGTTTTATGTGGCCAATGAGTTTCTCAAATACCGTTTACACGTTGGTAACTATAATGGCACAGCTGGAGATGCCTTACGTTTCAGCAAACACTACAATCATGACATGAAGTTTTTTACCACCCCAGATAGAGACAATGATCGATATCCTTCTGGGAACTGTGGGCTCTACTACAGTTCAGGCTGGTGGTTTGATGCATGTCTTTCTGCAAACTTAAATGGCAAATATTATCACCAAAAATACAGAGGTGTCCGTAATGGGATTTTCTGGGGCACCTGGCCTGGTATGAGTGAGGCACAGCCTGGTGGCTATAAGTCCTCCTTCAAAAAGGCCAAAATGATGATCAGACCCAAGCACTTCAAGCCATAA